A section of the Citrus sinensis cultivar Valencia sweet orange chromosome 8, DVS_A1.0, whole genome shotgun sequence genome encodes:
- the LOC102625117 gene encoding protein RADIALIS-like 3 yields MASGSLSSTWTPKENKLFEKALALYDKETPDRWQNIAKAVGGGKTVEEVKKHYEILVDDLNRIEAGRVPIPNYKSPGSSYNAANEERILKNLKLQ; encoded by the exons ATGGCCTCAGGCTCTCTTAGTTCTACTTGGACACCAAAGGAAAACAAGCTCTTTGAGAAGGCTCTAGCCTTGTACGACAAGGAAACCCCAGACCGCTGGCAAAACATAGCCAAGGCTGTGGGCGGAGGCAAAACTGTGGAGGAAGTCAAGAAACACTATGAAATCCTTGTTGACGATCTCAACCGCATTGAGGCCGGCCGAGTTCCGATCCCCAACTACAAGTCCCCTGGAAGCAGCTACAATGCTGCTAATGAAGAGAG GATTCTAAAGAATCTTAAGCTGCAGTAA